The sequence AGTTATCTCAAAATATATGAGCGATCGCCCTGCAATCAATCTCGAACAGCTAGCAGCAAAACTCAAACAATCATTAGGGATAATTCAAAAGCAAGATATCCAGGTTGTCAGTCAAATTTTAGGTTTACAAGCAAATAATCAGATTCGAGTTGGAGATGATTGCGCTGCTATCCCCGATGGAGATGGTTATTTACTGTTGGCGGCCGAAGGTATGTGGCACGTATTGGTAAAGGAAGATCCTTGGTTTGCGGGGTGGTGTGCAGTAATGGTCAACGTAAGCGATATTGCAGCAATGGGAGGACGAGCGATCGCTATTGTGGACACAATTTGGACAGAGAATACTACCAAAGCTATACCATTACTAGAAGGAATGAAAGCTGCTGCTCAAGCTTTTAATGTGCCAGTTGTAGGAGGACATACAAATTTTAAAAGTGGCTACAATGCTTTAAGTGTATCTATTTTAGGACGTGCGCAAAAGTTAATCAGTAGTTTTGCAGCCCAACCTGGAGATTTATTAGTTGCTGTCGTAGATCTTCAGGGAGAGATGCACCCGAAATTTCCTTTTTGGAATGCTGCAACCAAGGCCGCTCCCAATAGATTACAGGAAAATATAAAAATTCTTCCTTACTTGGCGGAGAATAATTTATGTAATGCAGGAAAAGATATCAGTATGGGGGGAATTGTTGGCACATTATTAATGTTAATTGAAGCTTCTCAATGCGGAGCAATTTTAAATTTAGATAGTATTATTGGTCCTGATAAAATAGCTTTTGATATTTGGCTTTTATGCTTTCCTAGTTATGGATTTTTGCTATCAATTCATCCCCAGCATATAGATATAGTGAAGAGACAATTTGCAGAAAAATCAATCTCTTGTAATGTAGTAGGAGAAATCACTCTAGGCTCTGAGTTAATACTTAAATCTAAAAAGCAATCCTATATATTTTGGAATTTCAATACAAATAAATTTTTCCAATTATAATTGATTGTTGATTAGAGCAAATGTTCTAATTAATAAGTTGATATTTGGTAAAACTGTTACCATCGGTTGAACTTCGCCGTATTTTTAAATCATCACTCCGTAAAATCTATAAACAGTACTTTGGGTTGGGAAAGTTTTTTGTATTCAGCTGCTTTAGATTCTATTTGTTTGAGCTGTCCCAAGGCTCTACTACAGGGAAAACCATAGGCTTCTTGAACGCGATCGCTGGCAATATTTAGGGCGGTACGAGATTGGGCAACAAACTCAGTTAATTCGTATGTTTCACCAGGTGTAAAGTATTTTTTTACGACTAAAGAGGGAGAATAGCAGCTTTGTTGTGTACCATCTGGCCATTGGATATTAAAGTTTATTTCAGGCATGGTTTTTAAAAGATGAAGGATAAGGGATGAGAGGAGAAATAGTTAATTGTTGGGGAAAAGTTTAAGGTAGTGCTTTAAATGGAGTTGTGCTGATTGTTGCCAGGAGTATTGAGCAGGAATGGCTACGCTATTTTCGATTAGTTTTTGAGTAAGGTTTTTATTTAATATATCAAGCATAGCGATCGCGATCGCTTGACTGGAGTTAGAATCTACAAGCAAAGCTGACTTATGGCTGAGAAATTCAGTGAAGGGAAGAATATTGGAGGTAATTATCGGTAATCCTGATGCGATCGCTTCAAGTAATACTAGCCCCCATCCTTCTTTCACAGATGGAAAGACAAAGGCATCAACACAGCGATATAAAACTGGAATATCTCGATCTGCCATCACTCCAGGTAAAATTAGAGACTCTCCAATCTTAATTTTATTTTGTTGAGCAAGATCAAAGAATTTTAGGCGATAGGGTTCGTAATCAAACAAAGTTTCCCCACCAGCGATAATTAGCTGAGCTTGAGGATGAGTTTTCAATACTTGAATAAAAGCCTGTAATAGTTTTAAGGAGTTTTTTCGGGGTTCAATTCCACCTATGGTTAAATAAACAGGATTGCCACTAATTCCCAGTTGCTGTTTTAATCTCGACTCTTGACCATTAAACTTACTAGAAAATTTACTAGTATCAACGCCATTAATAATTATTGGTGCCTCTACTTGATATTGTTTTATTAGTTGCTGCTGCCAATATCGAGAAACACATAAACATAAGTCTGGCTCTACAATGGAACGATCGTGACACTCTTGTAGATAAGGACTATTAAATTCATCGATGTGATGTACAGTGCGGATAAAATGAGGAATCATTCCCCGTTCGCGTAGGACTTGTAAGGCATTAGCGCTAATGCAGTCTTGAGAATGATAAATATCGTACTGCTCTGATTCTTGGTTTAAATAAGCAATAAACTCCTGGATTCTTTGCTTTATTAGTTTATCAACTGGATCTAAATTTTTGTTATCTATTTCACTGTTGAGATAATTCTGTTTTCTCTGTAACAATAATTGGTGATCTGCTGCTGGTTTCGTAGGAATTAATCTACTAGGACAACTTAGAGGGCGATAAAAGCCAATATTATCTTTATTCAAAGCATAGATGCAAACTTGATGTCCTTCTGCTTGCAATGCTTCAGCTAATTCTATTGTATGGATTACTCCACCTCTAGGTTTTGTCGAGTAAGTAAATAGAGCAATATTTAATGATTTCTTCATGCGATATTTTTGTAGAGCTCAAACCTCGCTTTATCTTTAAAATGAGCATTAAAAATAAATTAAGAGTGTAGCTATTAATTGTCCCTGAATAATTGTCGATTGATTTGTAACTTTAAATACAGGATAAAAATGTTACTTGCACCTCAATAAACTTACTGAGCTAATTATTTATTTCTCTTGTGTTTAATGACAATAATGACCTAATCAATCCAACTCGACTATTATTTGAACTACAAAACATTGAGTGCCTAAATCAAAGTTTGTCTGGCTGTCTTCAAGCTGAAGCGATCGCAACTAAGATCACAGATGGTTTAGTGGATAGATTCAACTGTTCTTTTGTGCGTATTTGGCTAGTAGAAAACGATTGTACTGCACTAAGGCTAGTAGCATCCTCTGGGTTGTACACTCGTTTGGATGGTGATTTTGCTAGAGTACCAATGGGTGCTTATAAAGTAGGGAAAATTGCCCAGCATTGTATTCCATTTTTGAGCAATCAATTAGCAGAAGAATCTTGGGTAAAGGATCGTCAGTGGGCGATAAAGAACAAGATTTGTGGCTTTGCCGGTTTACCTCTAGCTATTGCAGGTAAGGCAATTGGGGTGCTAGCTGTATTTAGTCATCAACCAATGGAAGCCGAGTTTTTAGAAGCATTAAGAATACTTTGTAGTTCGGTAGCTGTAGCTTTAAATAATGCTCAAATATATCAACAGAAATCCCAAGCGCAAGTGAATAGCCTTAACTCAGAATTATCGATCTGTACTCCTCTTTCCGAGCAAATATCAATTGTCTTGACGAATGTTCGTTTAATCTTGGTTGGCACAGAAAAACCTTTAAATACTTCTCATAACTACATTTTATTAAAAACTGCAGAAACTCTCAAAGTTAACAACTGTAGCTATTGTCGTTTAACTTATGAGAGCGATCACCTCTATTTAGAAGCAATGTTAGTCTTAGATCCCCATATAGAACCAGAAGCTATCTTTAGCGATATGAATTTTGCTATTAATAACCTTGATGGTCAATTACATACTGATTTTTCCGCCAATAATATAATGCAAATTAAACTATCTCTTCCCTATGAACCTCAACCCAAAACTCATCCCAATCTTTCTCATCGAGAACAGGAAGTCATCCAACTTTTAGCAGAGGGCTTACGCGATCGCGAAATTGCCCAAAAACTATATATTAGCGATCGCACTGTCAAGTTTCACATTAACAACGTCGTAACTAAATTAAATGCCCGCACTCGTATCCAAGCCATACACAAAGCATATTCTCAGGGTCATTTAAATTAAAAATCGGCGTAGTTCAAAAATGGGGTATTTTGGGTAAAATTTGAGTCCCGTTAACTACATTCTTAGATTCTATGATAGAAAGGCAAAAACTGTATTAAAATATCGGCTCAAAGAGCGATCGCTAGTGGCTATCAAGTTACCGTGGTGCCAGATGGGGTAGCTGCCTACAGGTGCGAAGACTTTTTCAAGTCACTGAATACTTTAGCTTCAAAAGATGTTGCGGTTGTAGAAACAGCAAAAATGAGATGTTTTCCAACTGGAATCACATCTCATTTCGCACTAATGCTAATTGCTGAGAATTGATTTGCATTTGCTTTTGATTGATTCAATTTTCGATTAGGTTAATTAAGCTCTTAGCTCATAGCTGCATTAGAGCGGTCATAGATATTACCAAAACTATTAATGGTTTTACCTTGAATATGGGTATGAAATTTGGGATCGACGTCCACGCCAATTTCCGCAGCAGTACGAGCCAACATCGATTTTTCCCGGTTCATTACCATTTTATGATGACGCATTAACAAAGAGCGAGCTTGAGTTTGAATAGACATTTTTATTTTTCCTTATTATCTCTACAATAAATATATCATAAATTCTGTATAAATGAATACTTTTTGAGATTTATAGAGAATAACAAAAAAGAGCAAAAATCTCTGAGATAGACTATGCGATTACGCCCACAGCCCCTCCAGGGGCAACGCATCTGGTTGAGCTATTACAACCTAGCTACGTTCATAGTAAAATCAGATCATGAGACAATTACGCGGATTTAAGTACAGATTTTACCCGACCTCGGCGAGCAGAACCAGTGCGTTGGCGGTCGGACAGACTGTGACTGCTTCTGGACTAGGCACTGGCGGGGAGATAGATCTTCTATCTCTAGCTATCCTGGGATGAATGAAGAATCCCCCGCATTCTATGCGTGGGGAGTGTCAATTTCTGAACTTAGTTTCATGATTCAGTTGTTTTTAACAGGCTGAATTGTTTTCTGATGATTATTTTTAGTCTAAACCACAGTTATTGACTGACCTTCGTTTAAATCAAAAGCTAAGAGCTAAGAGCTGAGAGCTAAAAACTGAGAATCACCCTTTCGTTTACGGCGGTGGGCAGTCAATGTTTTAGTACTTGATTAGTTCTTTGGTATCATCAGTTTTGGAAGCATTTTGCACCACATATTCAATAATTTTTCCTGCCACATCGACTTTAGTAGCTTTTTCAATTCCCTGCAAACCTGGAGAAGAATTTACCTCCATGACTACAGGACCATGATTAGAACGGAGTAAATCTACCCCTGCCACATTTAATCCCATGGCTGTAGCTGCTTTAATTGCCGTTGTTCTTTCTTCGATAGAAAGCTTGATTTTTTCTGCTTCACCACCACGATGTAAATTAGAACGAAATTCTCCTTTTACCCCTTGACGTTTCATAGCAGCGACTACTTCATTTCCAATCACAAAGCAACGTAAATCTGCCCCTCCAGCTTCCTTAATATATTCTTGCACTAAAATATTGGCATCCAAGCCTCGAAATGCCTCAATTACTGACTTGGCAGCTTGATAAGTTTCTGCTAAAACTACCCCTATTCCTTGAGTTCCTTCTAAAAGTTTAATCACTAATGGTGCTCCTCCCACTGTCTCAATTAAACCATCTATATCTTGGGTGGCATGAGCAAAGCCAGTTACGGGTAGGCCAACTCCTTCTCGAGCGAGAATTTGTAAACAGCGTAGCTTATCGCGACTGCGGGAAATAGCTTGAGATTCATTGGCACTGAAAACGTTCATAACTTCAAACTGACGTACCACAGCAGTACCGTAAAAGGTTCTAGATGCGCCGATGCGAGGAATAATAGCGTCGAAATTTTCTAGCGGATTACCATTAAAAATAATACTAGGTTTACTAGAAGTAATATTCATATAGCAACGTAAATAGGGAATTACTCGCATTTGATGTCCTTGTTCTTTCCCTGCTTCTGCCAATCTTCTGGTGGAATATAGAGAAGCATCTTGGGACAAAATGGCAATTTTCATTGGTATTATTTCCTAAATAGAAATTTAACTATATTAATATTGATTTACAGAATATGGGTTAGCATATTCACTTTGCAAAAAGGATTTACCAGGATTAACTAAAAAGCGATTGCGTACCGCTTGTCTTCCTAACAACATCCTAAACCCCATAACATCACGATTGGTTAAAGTTAATTCCACTTGCCATTGATGCTCTCCTAATTTGATTGGAGTCAAAATTACTGGTCTAATTTGGGCTTGTCCCCCAGAATTACGAACTTTACGATATTCGAGTAATTCTGCTTCAGCCAAGATAGTTTGTTGGTTGTTGTGTTGAATGGGATGAATTTGAAAGCGAATCATCGATCTATCTTGCAATTTAAATTCTTGGCAATGGAAGGCATGTAGTGCAGAAGAACGTGCTCCTGTATCAATTTTGGCTTTAACATGATCGACATTTAGCTCTGGCAATGATAGTATTTCTCGCCAACCAATAATTGGTAATTGTTGAGTTCTATCTTTAGCTTTTTTCATATTTAGCATTCAAAGCAATATTAGATTCTCGATTGTAATTTTGTTTCCATAGAAAATGTGAATGACTACGACCAATGTGACTATAAGCTAGTCTTAACAATTGTACTTCGAGCATTGCCAGAGCCAGTCGCATTATCCCAACACAATTTTATTGACGCTAATGAAGCGATCTTGTCAGGAAAGATTACCGAATACGAGCGTAAAGCCCCTCGAGTAAGCGAGTCGATAACTACGCAGTTTTGTTAGTATTTGATTCATGATACAATATTAACCATGAAGACCTACAAATTTAAGTTATACCAACATAAAAAAAATAAATATTTGCAT is a genomic window of Pleurocapsa sp. PCC 7319 containing:
- a CDS encoding sll0787 family AIR synthase-like protein, which codes for MSDRPAINLEQLAAKLKQSLGIIQKQDIQVVSQILGLQANNQIRVGDDCAAIPDGDGYLLLAAEGMWHVLVKEDPWFAGWCAVMVNVSDIAAMGGRAIAIVDTIWTENTTKAIPLLEGMKAAAQAFNVPVVGGHTNFKSGYNALSVSILGRAQKLISSFAAQPGDLLVAVVDLQGEMHPKFPFWNAATKAAPNRLQENIKILPYLAENNLCNAGKDISMGGIVGTLLMLIEASQCGAILNLDSIIGPDKIAFDIWLLCFPSYGFLLSIHPQHIDIVKRQFAEKSISCNVVGEITLGSELILKSKKQSYIFWNFNTNKFFQL
- a CDS encoding MSMEG_0570 family nitrogen starvation response protein — translated: MPEINFNIQWPDGTQQSCYSPSLVVKKYFTPGETYELTEFVAQSRTALNIASDRVQEAYGFPCSRALGQLKQIESKAAEYKKLSQPKVLFIDFTE
- the rimK gene encoding 30S ribosomal protein S6--L-glutamate ligase — protein: MKIAILSQDASLYSTRRLAEAGKEQGHQMRVIPYLRCYMNITSSKPSIIFNGNPLENFDAIIPRIGASRTFYGTAVVRQFEVMNVFSANESQAISRSRDKLRCLQILAREGVGLPVTGFAHATQDIDGLIETVGGAPLVIKLLEGTQGIGVVLAETYQAAKSVIEAFRGLDANILVQEYIKEAGGADLRCFVIGNEVVAAMKRQGVKGEFRSNLHRGGEAEKIKLSIEERTTAIKAATAMGLNVAGVDLLRSNHGPVVMEVNSSPGLQGIEKATKVDVAGKIIEYVVQNASKTDDTKELIKY
- a CDS encoding MSMEG_0565 family glycosyltransferase translates to MKKSLNIALFTYSTKPRGGVIHTIELAEALQAEGHQVCIYALNKDNIGFYRPLSCPSRLIPTKPAADHQLLLQRKQNYLNSEIDNKNLDPVDKLIKQRIQEFIAYLNQESEQYDIYHSQDCISANALQVLRERGMIPHFIRTVHHIDEFNSPYLQECHDRSIVEPDLCLCVSRYWQQQLIKQYQVEAPIIINGVDTSKFSSKFNGQESRLKQQLGISGNPVYLTIGGIEPRKNSLKLLQAFIQVLKTHPQAQLIIAGGETLFDYEPYRLKFFDLAQQNKIKIGESLILPGVMADRDIPVLYRCVDAFVFPSVKEGWGLVLLEAIASGLPIITSNILPFTEFLSHKSALLVDSNSSQAIAIAMLDILNKNLTQKLIENSVAIPAQYSWQQSAQLHLKHYLKLFPNN
- a CDS encoding LuxR C-terminal-related transcriptional regulator, translated to MFNDNNDLINPTRLLFELQNIECLNQSLSGCLQAEAIATKITDGLVDRFNCSFVRIWLVENDCTALRLVASSGLYTRLDGDFARVPMGAYKVGKIAQHCIPFLSNQLAEESWVKDRQWAIKNKICGFAGLPLAIAGKAIGVLAVFSHQPMEAEFLEALRILCSSVAVALNNAQIYQQKSQAQVNSLNSELSICTPLSEQISIVLTNVRLILVGTEKPLNTSHNYILLKTAETLKVNNCSYCRLTYESDHLYLEAMLVLDPHIEPEAIFSDMNFAINNLDGQLHTDFSANNIMQIKLSLPYEPQPKTHPNLSHREQEVIQLLAEGLRDREIAQKLYISDRTVKFHINNVVTKLNARTRIQAIHKAYSQGHLN
- a CDS encoding RimK/LysX family protein, producing MKKAKDRTQQLPIIGWREILSLPELNVDHVKAKIDTGARSSALHAFHCQEFKLQDRSMIRFQIHPIQHNNQQTILAEAELLEYRKVRNSGGQAQIRPVILTPIKLGEHQWQVELTLTNRDVMGFRMLLGRQAVRNRFLVNPGKSFLQSEYANPYSVNQY